The following are encoded in a window of Blattabacterium cuenoti genomic DNA:
- the ileS gene encoding isoleucine--tRNA ligase, with protein MEKIFSEYKNLDLKKIATEIYKYWKKKNIFQKSFQYRNISEKKASTYILYEGPPSLNGSPGLHHMVARTIKDLFCRYHTIKGKKVIRKAGWDTHGLPIELNVEKKMGITKNDIGKNISIEEYNRLCQSFVNESMKEWIKFTKKIGYWLDMRNPFITYNSKYIESVWWLIKTLYQKKILYKDYAIQPYSPVAGTGLSHHELNLPGTYKEVKQIAPTLKFKARKETLPKEIRNFSGDIYFLSWTTTPWTLPSNTALAVGANIDYLLVKIYNPYTFLKENIVFAERLIHQILSPKKFYSVSNSSEFDHIKIRKNRFPYFIEYRFQGNQLIQSKYEQLIPWFKPHQEEKNAFRVIEGDYVNALEGTGIVHVAPTFGIEDLKIAKKHNIPPLLVLNQEKKLVPLVDMQGRFLKNFPHGFGGKYVKKDFESNKNNKQVSVDQKIVSFLEKEDKVFQVEMCTHFYPHCWRTEKPILYYPLDSWFINTTQIKNKMILLNKSVNWYPEFIGKKRFESWLENVKNWNLSRSRYWGTPLPIWRTKDGKEEIVIGSIKELFIEIQKSIEHGFMHHHKPWENFTPGDMKDENYEKIDLHKHFLDKVILVSSQGEPMNREPDVIDVWFDSGAMPYAQFHYPFENKDFIDKNLVFPADFIAEGIDQTRGWFFTLHVISSILFNSKAYKNVISTGLVLDEKGHKMSKSKGNTINPFNLIEDYGPDAIRWYIIFNSEPWDNLKFNIKEIHTGVKKFFGTLYNIYSFFVLYANIDGFFYKEEDCYSEHNTELDFWILSELNTMIKIVDEHYSNYNPTKAARFIFSFVLDKLSNWYVRLCRRRFWKEEYAKSKISAYQILYKCLITIAKLISPITPFFSEKLYMDLNSVTKKENFESIHLADFPIYNSNFVNKELEKKMVIVQKITTMVFSVRKKNRIKIRQPLQKLLVLVHDPKIRLELQKISEILKQEINVKEIEYPDSPKSLELKKRIQPNYRSLGPRFGNKTQKISDIIKRFTQKEIQEIEIKKKYVFFLQGEKVVLFLKDVKITTEIIKNWSILFDKELTIALDLRINNSLWEEGFIRELVREIQKLRKKCNYKVVEKILIHINAIQNIKSLIQKHKKYICQETLSVDISLEENIEKKGIMVNYEENSICILIRKIENI; from the coding sequence ATGGAAAAAATATTTAGCGAGTATAAAAACCTAGATCTTAAAAAGATTGCTACAGAAATATATAAATATTGGAAAAAGAAAAATATTTTTCAAAAAAGTTTTCAATATAGAAATATTTCTGAGAAGAAAGCATCTACCTATATTCTTTATGAAGGGCCGCCATCTTTAAATGGAAGTCCAGGACTACACCATATGGTAGCAAGAACTATAAAAGATCTATTTTGTAGATATCATACTATTAAAGGAAAAAAAGTCATTAGAAAAGCTGGATGGGATACTCATGGATTACCTATTGAGCTCAATGTAGAGAAAAAAATGGGAATTACTAAAAATGATATAGGAAAGAATATCAGTATAGAAGAATATAATAGGCTTTGTCAAAGTTTCGTTAACGAATCCATGAAAGAATGGATAAAATTTACGAAAAAGATAGGATACTGGTTAGACATGAGGAATCCATTCATTACATATAATTCAAAATATATAGAAAGTGTATGGTGGTTAATCAAAACATTATACCAAAAAAAAATTCTTTATAAAGATTATGCCATTCAACCATATTCACCGGTGGCAGGAACTGGATTAAGTCATCATGAGTTAAACCTTCCAGGAACCTATAAGGAGGTGAAGCAAATAGCTCCTACTTTAAAATTTAAAGCAAGAAAAGAAACTCTTCCAAAAGAAATTCGGAATTTTTCAGGAGACATTTATTTTCTATCTTGGACTACTACTCCCTGGACTCTTCCATCTAATACTGCATTAGCTGTAGGGGCTAATATAGATTATCTTTTAGTGAAAATTTATAATCCGTATACTTTTTTAAAAGAAAACATTGTTTTTGCTGAAAGGTTAATTCATCAAATTTTATCTCCAAAAAAATTCTATTCCGTTTCAAATAGTAGTGAATTTGATCATATAAAAATCAGAAAAAATAGATTTCCTTATTTTATTGAATATCGATTTCAAGGAAATCAATTAATTCAAAGTAAATATGAACAATTAATTCCTTGGTTTAAACCTCATCAAGAAGAAAAAAATGCCTTTCGAGTTATAGAAGGAGATTATGTCAATGCACTAGAAGGGACAGGAATTGTTCATGTAGCTCCTACATTTGGAATAGAGGATTTAAAAATAGCTAAAAAACATAATATTCCACCTCTATTAGTCTTAAATCAAGAAAAAAAGCTAGTTCCTTTAGTAGATATGCAGGGAAGGTTTTTAAAAAATTTTCCTCATGGATTTGGTGGAAAATATGTCAAGAAGGATTTTGAATCAAACAAAAATAACAAACAAGTTTCTGTAGATCAAAAAATAGTTTCTTTTCTTGAGAAAGAAGATAAAGTTTTTCAAGTAGAAATGTGCACGCATTTTTATCCACATTGTTGGAGAACAGAAAAACCTATACTTTATTATCCTTTAGATTCATGGTTTATAAATACCACTCAAATAAAAAATAAAATGATTCTTTTAAATAAAAGTGTCAATTGGTATCCGGAGTTTATAGGAAAAAAACGTTTTGAATCTTGGCTAGAAAATGTCAAAAACTGGAATTTATCACGTTCTAGATATTGGGGGACTCCATTGCCTATTTGGAGAACAAAAGATGGAAAAGAAGAAATAGTCATAGGATCTATTAAAGAATTATTTATAGAAATTCAAAAATCTATTGAACATGGATTTATGCATCATCATAAACCATGGGAGAATTTTACTCCAGGTGATATGAAAGATGAAAACTATGAAAAAATAGATTTACACAAACATTTTTTGGATAAGGTCATATTAGTTTCTAGTCAAGGAGAACCAATGAATCGAGAACCTGATGTAATAGATGTATGGTTTGATTCTGGAGCTATGCCATATGCTCAATTTCATTATCCATTTGAAAATAAAGATTTTATAGATAAAAATTTAGTTTTTCCCGCAGATTTTATTGCAGAAGGGATAGATCAAACAAGAGGATGGTTTTTTACATTACATGTTATTAGTTCTATTTTATTTAATTCTAAAGCATATAAAAATGTTATATCTACTGGTTTAGTTTTGGATGAAAAAGGACATAAAATGTCTAAAAGCAAAGGAAATACTATAAATCCATTCAATTTAATAGAAGATTATGGACCGGATGCTATCCGTTGGTATATTATATTTAATTCTGAACCTTGGGATAATTTAAAATTTAACATAAAAGAAATTCATACAGGGGTCAAGAAATTTTTTGGAACTCTTTACAATATTTATTCTTTTTTTGTTTTATATGCTAATATAGACGGATTTTTCTATAAAGAAGAAGATTGTTATTCAGAACATAACACAGAATTAGATTTTTGGATTCTTTCTGAATTGAATACAATGATTAAGATAGTAGATGAACATTATTCAAATTATAATCCTACTAAAGCTGCTCGTTTTATTTTTTCTTTTGTATTAGATAAGTTAAGTAATTGGTATGTCAGGTTATGTAGAAGAAGATTTTGGAAAGAAGAATATGCGAAAAGTAAAATATCTGCGTATCAGATTCTTTATAAATGTTTGATTACAATTGCTAAATTAATTTCTCCTATTACTCCATTTTTTTCAGAGAAATTATATATGGATTTAAACTCTGTTACAAAAAAAGAAAATTTTGAAAGTATTCATTTAGCTGATTTTCCAATTTATAATTCCAATTTTGTCAATAAAGAATTGGAAAAAAAAATGGTTATTGTTCAGAAAATTACTACGATGGTTTTTTCTGTTAGAAAAAAGAATAGGATAAAAATTCGTCAACCTTTACAAAAATTACTTGTTTTAGTTCATGATCCTAAAATACGTTTAGAATTACAAAAAATATCTGAAATTCTTAAACAAGAAATTAATGTAAAGGAAATCGAATATCCGGATTCTCCTAAATCTTTAGAATTAAAAAAGCGTATTCAACCAAATTATAGATCTCTAGGTCCTAGATTTGGAAATAAAACTCAAAAAATTTCTGATATCATCAAAAGATTCACTCAGAAAGAGATCCAGGAAATAGAAATTAAAAAGAAATATGTTTTTTTTCTTCAAGGAGAAAAGGTTGTACTTTTTTTAAAAGATGTTAAAATAACCACTGAAATTATTAAAAATTGGTCTATTTTATTTGATAAGGAATTGACAATCGCTCTAGATCTTCGCATTAATAATTCTCTTTGGGAAGAAGGGTTTATAAGAGAATTGGTTAGGGAGATACAAAAACTGAGAAAAAAGTGTAACTATAAGGTTGTAGAAAAAATATTAATCCATATAAATGCCATTCAAAATATAAAATCTCTTATACAGAAACACAAAAAATATATTTGTCAAGAAACTCTATCTGTAGATATTTCGTTAGAAGAAAACATAGAAAAAAAAGGAATAATGGTTAATTATGAAGAAAATTCCATATGTATATTGATTCGGAAAATCGAAAACATATAA
- the mutS gene encoding DNA mismatch repair protein MutS, producing the protein MNKKKNSNLKKEETPLFKQYNDIKAKYPDTILLFQVGDFYETFGEDAIKCSKILDIVLTKRSNNQKNTTHLAGFPYHSLNTYLPRLIRSGYRVAICDQLEEPKKGKNLVKRGVIELVTPGIAIDENILQTKSNNFLASIHADKKYLGLSFLDISTGEFFIVEDTKENLLHYLKHFNPSEILFQRKEKKYFEELFQKKYYTFPMDDWMFNYPFAYEKLLSHFQTNSLKGFGIENLKLGIIAAGIILTYLDDTQHHKIKHISNIKRIKKEEYMWIDDFTFQNLEIFHGLNKKGAALIDIIDQTLTPMGSRLLKHWIYFPLINIPSIQKRHQIVEELFSNISIRDFIQKKLKEIYDIERMISKMSIEKISPREIITLHQSLIAIGKIQKILLSQQSKILLELGNSFQNCHVVSKKITKTIHPDPPNHIEKGNVIVKGFSQELDKIRFLYFSKKEYLEKLRSIEQLNTGIPIKIGYNNIYGYFFEIRSTKKHKVPSHWIQKQTLTNSERYTTEKLKNYELQILNSEQKIFSLEKEIFHNLINQLLKYIKPLQKNAKIIAKLDVLCSFSISALENNYVKPEINHSFNLCIKKGRHPVIERQFISKISYIPNDVFLNKADQQIMIITGPNMSGKSAVLRQTAIIILMANIGSFVPAQYVKMGLVDRIFSRVGASDNISLGESTFMVEMNETANILNNLSKRSFLILDEIGRGTSTYDGISIAWSIVEFLHENSFRPLTLFATHYHELNKMSSFFKRIQNYHISVKKINENIIFMRTLIDGGSEHSFGIHVAKISGMPIKIIYRAKEILKTLDKKNQFFQENPKIFFKKKAFFLLKKIMNYFFKRK; encoded by the coding sequence ATGAATAAAAAAAAAAATTCTAATTTAAAAAAGGAAGAAACTCCATTATTCAAACAATATAATGATATCAAAGCTAAATATCCAGATACTATATTATTATTTCAGGTAGGAGATTTTTATGAAACTTTTGGAGAAGATGCCATAAAGTGTTCTAAAATATTAGATATAGTTTTAACTAAAAGATCAAATAATCAAAAAAATACTACTCATTTAGCTGGTTTTCCTTATCACTCTTTAAATACTTATTTACCAAGACTAATACGATCAGGATATCGTGTTGCCATTTGTGATCAATTAGAAGAACCAAAAAAAGGAAAAAATCTTGTCAAGAGAGGGGTCATAGAACTAGTCACTCCGGGAATAGCCATAGATGAAAATATTTTACAAACTAAATCAAATAATTTTTTAGCCTCTATTCATGCAGATAAAAAATATTTAGGATTAAGTTTTTTAGATATTTCTACAGGAGAATTTTTCATAGTAGAAGATACTAAAGAAAATCTGCTACACTATTTAAAACATTTTAATCCAAGTGAAATTCTTTTTCAGAGAAAAGAAAAAAAGTATTTTGAGGAATTATTTCAAAAAAAGTATTATACCTTTCCTATGGATGATTGGATGTTCAATTATCCATTTGCATATGAAAAATTACTATCTCATTTTCAAACAAATTCTTTAAAAGGATTTGGAATTGAAAATCTAAAATTAGGAATTATAGCGGCTGGAATTATATTAACTTATTTGGATGATACACAACATCACAAGATAAAACACATTTCAAACATAAAAAGAATCAAAAAAGAAGAATACATGTGGATTGATGATTTTACTTTCCAAAATTTGGAAATATTTCATGGTCTGAATAAAAAAGGAGCTGCCTTGATTGATATCATAGATCAGACATTAACCCCTATGGGAAGTAGATTACTAAAACATTGGATTTATTTTCCTTTAATCAATATCCCCTCCATACAAAAACGTCACCAAATAGTAGAAGAATTATTTTCGAATATTTCAATTCGTGATTTTATCCAAAAAAAACTTAAAGAAATCTATGATATAGAACGAATGATTTCCAAAATGTCTATTGAAAAAATTTCTCCACGTGAAATCATTACATTACATCAATCTTTGATAGCTATTGGTAAAATACAAAAAATTTTGTTATCTCAACAATCTAAAATTCTTTTAGAATTAGGAAATAGTTTTCAAAATTGTCATGTAGTATCTAAAAAAATTACAAAAACCATCCACCCTGATCCTCCAAATCATATTGAAAAAGGAAATGTAATTGTAAAAGGATTCTCTCAAGAATTAGACAAAATTCGTTTTCTATATTTTTCCAAAAAAGAATATCTGGAAAAACTCCGTTCTATTGAACAATTAAATACAGGTATTCCCATAAAGATTGGTTATAATAACATTTATGGATATTTTTTTGAAATTAGAAGTACAAAAAAACACAAAGTTCCATCTCATTGGATCCAAAAACAAACATTAACTAACTCAGAAAGATATACTACCGAGAAATTAAAAAATTATGAGTTACAAATTTTAAATTCAGAACAAAAAATATTCTCTCTTGAAAAAGAAATTTTCCATAATCTAATCAACCAACTATTAAAATATATAAAACCTTTACAGAAAAATGCAAAAATAATTGCAAAATTAGATGTTTTATGTTCATTTTCTATTTCTGCATTAGAAAATAATTATGTAAAACCAGAAATAAATCATTCTTTTAACCTATGTATAAAAAAAGGAAGACATCCAGTAATTGAAAGACAATTTATTTCTAAAATTTCCTATATTCCTAATGATGTGTTTTTAAATAAAGCAGATCAACAAATTATGATTATAACAGGACCTAATATGTCCGGAAAATCAGCTGTATTACGTCAAACAGCTATCATTATATTAATGGCAAATATTGGAAGCTTCGTTCCTGCTCAATATGTAAAAATGGGTTTAGTAGATAGAATATTTAGCAGAGTTGGAGCTTCCGATAATATTTCTTTAGGGGAATCTACTTTCATGGTAGAAATGAATGAAACTGCAAACATATTAAACAATCTTTCTAAAAGAAGTTTTCTTATTTTAGATGAAATTGGACGAGGAACTAGTACATATGATGGAATATCTATTGCTTGGTCTATTGTAGAATTTTTACATGAAAATTCTTTTAGACCTTTAACTTTGTTTGCTACTCATTATCATGAATTAAACAAGATGAGTTCTTTTTTCAAAAGAATTCAAAATTACCACATTTCTGTAAAAAAAATTAATGAAAATATTATTTTTATGCGAACATTGATTGATGGAGGGAGCGAACATAGTTTTGGAATTCACGTAGCAAAAATTTCAGGAATGCCCATAAAAATAATCTACAGAGCGAAAGAAATATTAAAAACATTAGATAAAAAAAATCAATTTTTTCAAGAAAATCCTAAAATTTTCTTCAAGAAAAAAGCCTTTTTTCTATTAAAAAAAATTATGAATTATTTCTTTAAAAGAAAATAA
- the guaB gene encoding IMP dehydrogenase, translating to MSLNKKILKEALTFDDVLLVPSFSSTLPSEVSLKTSLTFDITLNIPILSAAMDTVTESSLAISIAREGGIGIIHKNMNIKNQSEEVYKVKRSESGMIDDPITLSRKSTLREAQSLMKKYHISGLPVIEKDHTLVGIITNRDIKYRMDLDSLVEEVMTKEELITSKKNITLEEAKNILLKERIEKLPIVDDFKKLVGLITIRDIDNLIEYPNACKDSRGRLRVGAAVGIEKNTLDRVDSLVKVGVDLIAIDSAHGHSLSVLKMIKSIRTSFPKIVLIAGNIVTMEAAKDLIDAGSTILKVGIGSGSICTTRVVSGVGMPQITAIQDVCEYAKKRNVNIISDGGIRYSGDVVKAIAAGASSVMIGGLFAGTDEAPGEEIIFQGRKFKTYVGMGSLVAMKRGSKDRYFQKEKYVPEGIEAKVPYKGKMKDVLYQICGGLRSGMGYCGVSTIPELMKMGKFVTITNSGLKENHPHSVSITKESPNYFNYKKIGE from the coding sequence ATGTCTTTAAATAAAAAAATTTTAAAAGAAGCATTAACCTTTGATGATGTATTACTCGTCCCTTCTTTCTCTTCTACTCTTCCATCAGAAGTATCTCTTAAAACTTCCTTGACATTTGATATAACTCTTAATATTCCCATATTAAGCGCTGCTATGGATACAGTAACGGAATCTTCTCTAGCTATATCTATAGCTAGAGAAGGTGGAATAGGAATTATTCACAAAAACATGAATATAAAAAACCAATCGGAAGAGGTTTATAAAGTAAAAAGAAGTGAAAGTGGAATGATTGATGACCCTATTACACTATCCAGAAAATCAACACTTCGAGAGGCACAATCTCTTATGAAAAAATACCATATATCTGGACTTCCCGTCATTGAAAAAGATCATACTTTAGTAGGGATTATAACTAATAGAGATATTAAATATCGCATGGATTTAGATTCTTTGGTTGAAGAGGTCATGACAAAAGAAGAATTGATTACTTCTAAAAAGAACATAACTTTAGAAGAGGCAAAAAATATTCTTTTGAAAGAAAGAATAGAAAAACTACCTATTGTAGATGATTTTAAAAAATTGGTTGGTCTAATTACTATTAGAGATATAGATAATTTGATAGAATATCCAAATGCTTGCAAAGATTCTAGAGGACGTTTACGTGTGGGAGCAGCTGTAGGCATAGAAAAAAATACTTTGGATCGAGTAGACTCTTTAGTAAAAGTAGGTGTAGATCTGATTGCTATAGATTCAGCTCACGGTCATTCTCTCAGTGTATTAAAAATGATTAAATCCATTAGAACTTCTTTCCCTAAGATTGTTTTAATAGCTGGAAATATAGTAACTATGGAAGCGGCTAAAGATTTAATAGATGCAGGTTCTACTATTTTGAAAGTGGGGATTGGTTCCGGATCTATTTGTACAACCAGAGTTGTTTCTGGAGTAGGAATGCCTCAAATCACTGCTATACAAGATGTTTGTGAATATGCAAAAAAAAGAAATGTAAATATAATTTCGGATGGAGGAATCAGATATTCTGGAGATGTGGTAAAAGCTATTGCTGCTGGAGCCAGTTCTGTGATGATTGGTGGTTTATTTGCAGGAACTGATGAAGCTCCAGGTGAAGAAATAATTTTTCAAGGGAGAAAGTTCAAAACTTATGTAGGAATGGGGTCATTAGTAGCTATGAAAAGAGGAAGTAAAGATCGCTATTTTCAAAAAGAAAAATATGTTCCAGAAGGAATAGAAGCAAAAGTCCCTTATAAAGGAAAAATGAAAGATGTTCTCTATCAAATTTGTGGAGGATTGCGTTCTGGAATGGGATATTGTGGAGTCTCTACTATTCCAGAACTAATGAAAATGGGAAAATTTGTAACAATTACTAATTCTGGATTAAAAGAAAATCATCCACATAGTGTGAGTATTACAAAAGAATCTCCAAATTATTTCAATTATAAAAAAATAGGGGAGTAG
- the rplS gene encoding 50S ribosomal protein L19 — translation MSKKNCVNYIEEKFLQKKNFPPFSSGDTITVFFEIKEGEKKRIQSFKGVVIKKQGKGLTKTFTVRKMSGEIGIERIFISNQPSIQNIVINKKGKVRKSKIYYFRFLRGKKARVKSK, via the coding sequence ATGTCAAAGAAAAATTGTGTGAATTATATAGAAGAAAAATTTCTTCAAAAGAAGAATTTTCCTCCATTTAGTTCTGGAGATACTATCACTGTTTTTTTTGAAATTAAAGAAGGAGAAAAAAAGAGAATTCAATCTTTTAAAGGAGTTGTTATTAAAAAACAAGGAAAAGGATTAACAAAAACTTTCACGGTTCGTAAAATGAGTGGAGAAATAGGAATAGAACGTATATTTATTTCCAATCAACCTAGTATACAAAATATTGTGATAAATAAAAAAGGAAAAGTACGTAAATCAAAAATTTATTATTTCAGATTTCTTCGAGGAAAGAAGGCAAGAGTAAAAAGTAAATAA
- the glmM gene encoding phosphoglucosamine mutase: MTLVKSSSGIRGTLGGKKGEGFSPLEIIKFSAGYVSWMKRKYKDKNKYLVVLGRDGRMTSSIFQRFLVITFQSLGVNVIDIGLSTTPTVGVAVMNEKADGGVMLTASHNPKNWNGLKMFNSQGEFLSEEDFKKVFHIVEKEYFHFVSFKKLGTHWCKKNYIHKHIDTILSLPLVNQEIIKEARFKIVVDGINSTGGIAVPILLKCLGVKVIKMYCDPHGDFIHNPEPIEKNLKEICKEVPKMRADLGISVDPDVDRVVFICENGDFFGEEYTLVSIADYLLGNKIGPIVSTSSSSQALKDLSTKKGAPYYSTSVGEVHVVKKMKEVQAIIGGEGNGGVIYPDLRYGRDALVGIALFLTHVAKLSKISLTKLKKRYPNYFMSKRKIRLASNQKIGEILEKIKDKYKGKNMDLEDGIKIHLLNNEWIHIRKSNTENILRLHIESSSKKRTDFLTKKILYEVKNTN, translated from the coding sequence TTGACACTTGTAAAATCTTCATCTGGAATAAGAGGTACACTGGGAGGGAAAAAAGGGGAAGGTTTTTCTCCTCTAGAGATTATCAAATTTTCAGCCGGATATGTTTCCTGGATGAAAAGAAAATATAAGGATAAAAATAAATATTTAGTAGTATTAGGTAGAGATGGACGTATGACATCTTCCATTTTTCAACGATTTTTGGTTATAACTTTTCAGAGTCTTGGAGTCAATGTCATTGACATTGGCTTATCTACCACCCCTACTGTTGGTGTAGCTGTTATGAATGAAAAAGCAGATGGAGGTGTAATGTTAACAGCTAGTCATAACCCAAAAAATTGGAATGGGTTAAAAATGTTTAATTCCCAAGGAGAATTTTTGTCTGAAGAAGACTTTAAAAAAGTATTTCATATAGTGGAAAAAGAGTATTTCCATTTTGTTTCTTTTAAGAAATTAGGAACTCATTGGTGTAAAAAAAATTATATTCATAAACATATAGATACTATTCTTTCTTTACCATTGGTCAATCAAGAGATTATTAAAGAAGCTCGATTTAAAATTGTTGTAGATGGGATCAACTCTACTGGAGGAATTGCGGTGCCTATTCTTTTAAAATGTTTGGGAGTAAAGGTCATAAAAATGTATTGTGATCCCCATGGAGATTTTATTCATAATCCTGAGCCTATTGAGAAAAATCTAAAAGAAATTTGCAAAGAAGTACCAAAAATGAGAGCAGATTTAGGAATTTCCGTAGATCCAGATGTGGATAGAGTGGTATTTATTTGTGAAAATGGAGACTTTTTTGGAGAAGAATATACTTTGGTATCAATTGCAGATTATTTATTGGGAAATAAAATAGGACCTATTGTTTCTACTTCATCTTCTTCTCAGGCATTAAAAGACTTATCTACGAAGAAAGGAGCCCCCTATTATTCTACTTCTGTAGGAGAAGTGCATGTTGTGAAGAAAATGAAGGAAGTTCAAGCTATTATTGGAGGAGAAGGCAATGGAGGGGTAATTTACCCAGACTTACGTTATGGAAGAGATGCTTTGGTAGGTATTGCATTATTTTTAACTCATGTAGCTAAACTTTCTAAAATATCGTTAACTAAATTAAAAAAAAGATATCCTAATTACTTTATGTCTAAAAGGAAAATTCGATTAGCTTCTAATCAAAAAATTGGAGAAATCCTAGAAAAAATAAAAGATAAATATAAAGGAAAGAATATGGATCTTGAAGATGGAATTAAGATTCACTTGCTAAATAATGAATGGATCCATATAAGAAAATCTAATACCGAAAATATTCTTCGGTTACATATAGAAAGTTCATCAAAAAAAAGAACAGATTTTTTGACAAAAAAGATTCTATATGAGGTAAAAAATACTAATTAA
- a CDS encoding ABC transporter permease gives MNFEWFFSRKTIWKDCRKNKILRTIVVVTQSTIGFSVIISILTFSVGFGFKTVINQKLLNIQGQIVIVNNPKKEACFLSLEKKNLFFFNSISFVYPFSEKDVIVCKNICENKGIEDVERFVFKGISKDYNPVFFKNFLVSGSNKNLFSRPEILLSKKISILLKLNKGSSILIGFISMKNGKPFVFYKKFYICGLYDTGIPEFDNVYLIGDMKHIQSMNGWKRDSVEGFEIFISSLDPKRIKSLKKEINQKYSDQFLVKTIYDQSHQEIIEWLNVFNVNIFVIIFSVMIAVIFNIIVFSIILLLERMKTIGILKTLGARNKIIYKIFLYYIMHILTPPLIIGNSIGFLFLILQKKFRLISLNQTQYYVDVVPVYLNINHFLFINISIILVCLFSVFLPFLFIISKIPPIKVIKFE, from the coding sequence ATTCAGTGTAATTATAAGTATTTTAACTTTTTCTGTAGGTTTTGGGTTTAAAACAGTAATCAACCAGAAATTATTAAATATTCAAGGTCAAATTGTTATTGTAAATAATCCGAAAAAAGAGGCCTGTTTTCTTTCTTTAGAAAAGAAAAACTTATTTTTTTTTAATTCCATTAGTTTTGTTTACCCTTTTTCTGAAAAAGATGTAATAGTATGTAAAAATATATGTGAAAATAAAGGAATAGAAGATGTGGAAAGATTTGTTTTCAAAGGAATATCAAAAGATTATAATCCTGTTTTTTTTAAAAATTTTTTGGTATCAGGGTCAAATAAAAATTTGTTTTCCCGTCCTGAAATTCTTTTATCCAAAAAAATTTCGATTTTATTGAAATTAAACAAAGGATCCTCTATTTTAATAGGTTTTATTTCCATGAAAAATGGGAAACCTTTTGTTTTTTATAAAAAATTTTATATATGTGGTTTATACGATACAGGAATTCCTGAATTTGATAATGTTTATCTGATTGGTGATATGAAACATATACAGAGTATGAATGGATGGAAAAGAGACTCTGTAGAAGGATTTGAAATTTTTATATCTTCTCTTGATCCTAAAAGAATTAAATCTCTAAAGAAAGAAATTAATCAGAAATATTCTGATCAATTTCTAGTTAAAACTATATACGATCAATCTCATCAAGAGATTATAGAATGGTTAAATGTTTTTAATGTTAATATTTTTGTTATTATTTTTTCTGTCATGATAGCTGTTATATTTAATATAATAGTATTTTCTATAATACTCCTTTTAGAAAGAATGAAAACCATAGGAATTTTAAAAACTTTAGGAGCTAGAAACAAAATCATATATAAAATATTTTTATATTATATTATGCATATTTTAACACCTCCGTTAATCATAGGAAATAGTATTGGTTTTTTGTTTTTAATACTGCAAAAAAAATTTCGATTGATATCATTAAATCAAACACAATATTATGTTGATGTTGTTCCTGTTTATTTAAATATAAATCACTTTTTATTTATTAATATATCTATTATATTAGTATGTCTTTTTTCCGTTTTTCTTCCTTTTTTATTTATTATTAGTAAAATTCCTCCTATTAAAGTCATTAAATTTGAGTAA